The genome window TCTGGAAGCCATGAGCTACGCCTTCCGGGATGTAGACTGCCCGCCCATCGTTCTCCGTCATCCTGACCGCAATCCATTTACAGAACGTGGGAGTGTCAGGCCTCAGATCGATTATGACGTCATGCACTGCTCCCCGGGTGCAGCGGACCAGTTTTGCTTCTGCACAAGGCGCTATCTGGAGGTGCATTCCACGTAGAGTACCTCTCTTGACATTAAACGAGACGTTCGACTGCGCAATCTCTGTTTTCAAACCATGAACCTGGAATTCTTCCCGGCAGAAGCTGCGCGCAAAAAAACCGCGCTCATCCTCCATCCTTTCGAGGTCGACGATAAAGGCACCACCGATGGTGGTTTCAGTGAAGATCATTTCACTCCCGGTAAGCAGTAAGCAGTAAGCAGTAAGCGGTGAGCCGTGGAAACTTACTAACTGGGAGGGCAAGTGCGTTTCAGGCATGAAATCTTGCGTCGCTGCCCACTGCTCACTTTATACTATCTTTACATCCGGTATAGGCATGATAAAGTGGCCGCCACGCCTGATGTACTCCTGCTGCTGCGCGATGATTTCGTCGGCAAAATTCCAGGCGAGGAGAAGTACGTAGTCGGGCTGATCCTCGAGTAATTTTTCCGGTGGGTACACGAAGAGGTGCGCTCCTGGCGTGTACAGATTCTGCTTGTGGGGGCTCTTGTCAACAGTGTAGGCCACAAGATCAGTGGTGATACCGCAATAATTGAGAAGGGTGTTGCCTTTGGCCGGTGCCCCGTAGGCGGCTACCCGCTTACCGGCAGCCTTGAGGTTTTGCAGAAAGGCTAAAAGATCACTTTTGATTTTCAGCGTTCTCCTTGCAAACTCTCCATAGGTGTCTCTTTTGTTGAGTCCTTTGCGCAATTCCTCGTTCACCAGGCGTGCCACGTTGTCGCTCAACGTATGGGCTCCCTTGTGGCCGACGAAATAGAGCATGGAACCTCCATGGATCGTCACACGTTCCACGTCAAAAACCTCCATGTCAAAGAGATTGAAGAGGAACGACATGGAACGCACAGAGAGATACGAGTAGTGCTCGTGATAAACGGTATCGAATTCTGTCTTTTCGATAAAATCGATAAGGTAGGGAGCTTCAATCACGACGGCACCTTGGGGCGCGAGCAGATTCTTCAGCCCTTTGACAAAACCCCTGATCTCCGGAACATGTGCAAAAACATGTCTGCCGAGCAGCACGTCGGCGCTGCCGTAACGAGCCTTGATGACGTCAGCCGTTGCCTCGTTGAAAAAGTCGTTGAGGGTCTCGATACCGGCGTCACTGGCAACCTTTGCGATGTTTGTAGCCGGCTCAACACCGAGTATTCTCACCCCGAGTTTCTTGAAATGATGAAGCACCGTGCCATCATTGCTTGCGATCTCCACGACCAGGGAGTTTTTGTTGAGACCAAATCGCGCCTGGAAGCTCGAGGCAAGATAATTCGCGTGATTATGTACCATATCGGATGTTGAGGAAAAATAAATGTACTCCTTAAAGAGTTCGTCTGGAGGCACTACATAGCCTATCTGTACAAGGTTGCAGACGTCGCAGAAGTAGACATCGAGAGGGTAGGCACTTTCCTTGGTCGAAGCTAATTCGGTCGGCGTAAGGAAGCTGTTTGCCGGCGGCATACTTCCAAGGTCTAAAAATTTGTAAATATCCTCTTTGCCGCAAAACCTGCAAATCATAATTCACCTGCGTTGTCACAGTATTCCTTGATCTGCCGCTCGCAGACTTCCCGGAGGTCCCTGCGTTCACGGTACGCCTTTGTCCACTCGATCACACGGTCCACCGCGACATCTAGGCTCCAGCGGGGACGCCAGCCCAAAAGAGAGGCGGCCTTTGCGCAGTCGAGCTTCAGGTACTGTGCTTCATGGGGGTGCTCCCCCTGATCAATCTCATACCCTGCATCCTCCCCCCATTTTTCGCAGAGCCGCTGCACAAGCCACTCTACGGGTTTAGCGTCTGCCTCAGGCGGACCGAAATTCCACCCTTCGGCGTAGCGGGTACCTTCGTTGTAAAGCCGTTCGGCAAGCGTGAGATAGCCTGAAAGGGGCTCCAGCACGTATTGCCACGGCCGAATTGCGTGCGGATTCCTTATGAGGACCTTCTCGCCTTTCAGCAGTGCCCTGATGCAGTCGGGTAAAAGACGGTCGGGCGCCCAGTCCCCTCCTCCGATCACGTTGCCTGCCCTGGCCGATGCCACAGCCACGCCGTGAACCCCATATTTCGTCGGATTAAAAAAAGAGCTGCGGTATGCAGAGGTGATCAGTTCCGAACACGCTTTGCTGTTGGAGTAGGGATCGTAGCCACCCATGGGTTCGTTTTCGCGGTACGGCCAGACCCACTCCCTGTTCTCATAGCACTTATCTGTCGTGACATTGATGACTGCCTTTATGCCGGAAGAGTTTCTCACAGCCTCGAGGAGATGAATGGTGCCCATGACATTGATCTCGTATGTCTCAACCGGCCGTTCGTAGGAGTCGCGAACGATGGGTTGGGCTGCCATGTGAATAACGACCTCCGGAGAGAAGAGTGCCAGCGCATCCTGCAGGGACCACAGATCCCGAACGTCTGCAATGACTGACTGTACCAGTTCCCCTACACTGGCCAATTCAAAAAGGCTGGGTACGGTCGGCGGTCTGAGTGCGTAACCGTAAACCTTTGCCCCGAGAAGGTTAAGCCAGATACAGAGCCATGAGCCTTTGAAGCCGGTGTGCCCGGTGACAAAAACCTTTTTATCTTTCCAGAAGTCTGCGTCCACAGTAAAACCTCAATGTTTGGTGTTTAGTGTATAGTGTTTGGTGAACAGCCGAAGGTACATTCTCTCGCATAAGCGCGGTGTCTAGTCAAATCTTCAAATTCTTCACTAAACACTAGCCACTCATCACTTGCCACTGTTCTTACTCCCACACTTTCCACGGTGCTTTGCCGCTTGTCCAGAGCTCCTCAAGGTGGAGCTTGTCCCGCAGTGTGTCCATGGGTTGCCAGAAACCGCTGTGCTTGTAAGCTACGAGTTCGCCGTCGCGAGCCAGTCCTTCGAGTGGTTCCCGTTCGAGGACTGTATTGTTTCCTGCTATGCGATCGAACAACGCAGATTCAAAAACAAAGAACCCGCCGTTTATCCATGAACCGTCTCCCGCAGGCTTTTCCTGGAATGAGGTAACCTTATTTACGGCGTCGCAGATAAGCGCTCCGAAGCGGCCCGAGGGCTGTGCAGAGGTCACGGTCGCCAGCTTGCCGTGCGTCTTGTGATAGTCCACCAGGGCGTTGATGTTCACGTTTGCCAGACCATCCCCGTAGGTCAGCATGAACCTTTCTTTGCCGATATACGAGGCGATCTGCTTGACCCTTCCTCCAGTCTGTGTATCGGTGCCGGTGTCCACAAGCGTAACCCTCCAGGGTTCCACATATTTCTGGTGAACCTCCATGGTGTTCCGTTCCATGTCGAATGTAACATCGCTCATATGTAAGAAGTAGTTGGAGAAGTACTCTTTTATGATGTAGCCCTTGTAACCGAGGCAGATGACAAAATCATTAAACCCAAAGTGGGAATAAATTTTCATGATGTGCCAGAGGATCGGCTTTCCACCGATCTCGATCATAGGTTTCGGACGTACCGTGGTTTCTTCGCTTATTCT of Syntrophorhabdales bacterium contains these proteins:
- the rfbC gene encoding dTDP-4-dehydrorhamnose 3,5-epimerase codes for the protein MIFTETTIGGAFIVDLERMEDERGFFARSFCREEFQVHGLKTEIAQSNVSFNVKRGTLRGMHLQIAPCAEAKLVRCTRGAVHDVIIDLRPDTPTFCKWIAVRMTENDGRAVYIPEGVAHGFQTLDDNTELFYQMFTPYVPEWQRGVRWDDPTFRIVWPIPNPTISERDRNYPLFDRIRPLS
- a CDS encoding class I SAM-dependent methyltransferase; translation: MICRFCGKEDIYKFLDLGSMPPANSFLTPTELASTKESAYPLDVYFCDVCNLVQIGYVVPPDELFKEYIYFSSTSDMVHNHANYLASSFQARFGLNKNSLVVEIASNDGTVLHHFKKLGVRILGVEPATNIAKVASDAGIETLNDFFNEATADVIKARYGSADVLLGRHVFAHVPEIRGFVKGLKNLLAPQGAVVIEAPYLIDFIEKTEFDTVYHEHYSYLSVRSMSFLFNLFDMEVFDVERVTIHGGSMLYFVGHKGAHTLSDNVARLVNEELRKGLNKRDTYGEFARRTLKIKSDLLAFLQNLKAAGKRVAAYGAPAKGNTLLNYCGITTDLVAYTVDKSPHKQNLYTPGAHLFVYPPEKLLEDQPDYVLLLAWNFADEIIAQQQEYIRRGGHFIMPIPDVKIV
- the rfbG gene encoding CDP-glucose 4,6-dehydratase gives rise to the protein MDADFWKDKKVFVTGHTGFKGSWLCIWLNLLGAKVYGYALRPPTVPSLFELASVGELVQSVIADVRDLWSLQDALALFSPEVVIHMAAQPIVRDSYERPVETYEINVMGTIHLLEAVRNSSGIKAVINVTTDKCYENREWVWPYRENEPMGGYDPYSNSKACSELITSAYRSSFFNPTKYGVHGVAVASARAGNVIGGGDWAPDRLLPDCIRALLKGEKVLIRNPHAIRPWQYVLEPLSGYLTLAERLYNEGTRYAEGWNFGPPEADAKPVEWLVQRLCEKWGEDAGYEIDQGEHPHEAQYLKLDCAKAASLLGWRPRWSLDVAVDRVIEWTKAYRERRDLREVCERQIKEYCDNAGEL
- the rfbF gene encoding glucose-1-phosphate cytidylyltransferase, giving the protein MKVVILAGGMGTRISEETTVRPKPMIEIGGKPILWHIMKIYSHFGFNDFVICLGYKGYIIKEYFSNYFLHMSDVTFDMERNTMEVHQKYVEPWRVTLVDTGTDTQTGGRVKQIASYIGKERFMLTYGDGLANVNINALVDYHKTHGKLATVTSAQPSGRFGALICDAVNKVTSFQEKPAGDGSWINGGFFVFESALFDRIAGNNTVLEREPLEGLARDGELVAYKHSGFWQPMDTLRDKLHLEELWTSGKAPWKVWE